The Moorena producens PAL-8-15-08-1 genomic interval AGATGAAGAAGAACAAATGAAGGATTGGATCAGCCAGGAAATAAATCCGAAATTTTTCAGGACATACGTCATGCCAAAAGATTGAGAAAGACACTTGTGGTCTTAAGCGAGCATCCAGGAGAAACAGTACCAAAAGCGAGTGGTAATGCCAGCAACAGCCAAAGTATTTACAGATTTTGGTCAAATGAGAAAGTGACAAGAACACAAATATTGGCTTCACACAAGGAAGGCGTAGTGAGGAGATGTGTGGAAGCAGGAGTAGTGCTGGCAATACAGGACACGACCGACTTGGAGTATACGACACATGAAGCCACAAAAGGTTTGGGATATATAAATCAGACCCTTCAACAAGGAATTAAAGTTCATAGCTGTATAGCGGTCAGTGCCAAAGGAAAACCATTAGGACTGCTACATCAACAGAGTTGGACCAGAAAGCACAGGAGTGGTTTGAAAAAAGAACGCAAGAAAAAAGCGATTCAAGAAAAAGAAAGTTATCGATGGTTAGAGACAGTTAAGGGAGCTGAAGAAGGACTAGCGGAAAAAGCCAAGCTCATACATGTTGCAGATCGTGAGGCTGATATCTTCGAGTTATTCGCCCAAAAGCGTTCTGCTAATAGCGAATTACTGATTCTTCGAGAGTATAATCGCAGGGTGAAAGAGGAGATGGGATATCTGTTACCGATGATTGAACAAAGACCAATTTTAGGTACAATGACCATCAACTTAGAGCGTAATCCCAAACGTCCAGCTCGTCAGGCATCATTACAAATCCGAGGGATAAGAGTCACTTTGGAAGTGCCTCAACATCATCCCAAACCCCACAATCTCCATCCAGTGGAAATCAACGTACTACTGGTAGAAGAAACTGAGAAACCGGCTGATGGTAGTCAACCCATTCGTTGGTTGTTGCTCACAACTCTACCAATTGACGACTTCCAAAAAGCTTGGCAATGCGTGCAGTGGTATAGTTATCGATGGCTCATCGAACGCTTTCACTTTACCCTTAAAAGTGGCTGACGCACGCGAAAAACTTCAACTTCAAACTAGAGAGCGTTTACTCAAAGCACTGGCTACTTATAACATTGTTGCTTGGCGATTAATGTGGTTAACGTAATCTCGCTCGACTTAATCCCGATGCTTCTTGCCAAGTAGTTTTATCTCCACAGGAATGGAAGCTCAAGCGACTTCAATTTCAACCCAAAAACCGCTCGAAAAAACCTCCTACTCTTCGCCAAGCTCTGATGAGCGATTGCACGTTTGGGTGGATTTTTGGCCCGTACCGGAGATGGCGAACCTGGCTTGAAAACTCTAGCCGCGAGGGCTTTCTACCTTTTACCATTTATTTGAAGGTTCACAACTTGCTTCTACGTCCTAGTCTCTATCACTGTTTCGACTACTTTTGCCTAATGGATAGCAATTTTGGGGGGAGAAGATATCGAGGGGTTGAAAGTCCCCCAGAATTGGGGGATTTAGGGGGCGCGATGGTCAAAGTCCTCCAAGTTGCCGATGCCCTCCCAGCCCCGCAATTTTGGGGGGAGAAGATATCGAGGGGTTGAAAGTCCCCCAGAATTGGGGGATTTAGGGGGCACAGTGGTCAAAGTCCTCCAAGTTGGCGATGCCCCCCCAGCCCCCCAATTTTGGGGGGAGAAGATATCGAGGGGTTGAAAGTCCCCCAGAATTGGGGGATTTAGGGGGCGCGATGGTCAAAGTCCCCCAGAATTGGGGGATTTAGGGGGCGCAGTGGTCAAAGTCCCCCAGAATTGGAGGATTCCTCTTGCCTTGCGCATAACGCTATAACTGATCGCTGACACTCCCTACTCGATCTCCTCAGATTCTTCCTCTATCTCCTGGCCAATATCAAAAACAATAATAAATTTCCCATCAGGCATTAGCCGTTTCAGAGCCTGCATGTGACCTTCCGCATCCGAGCGATTGCGGAAACGACCAACAACCACTCTTTGCATCATGGGCAATAAGCGAACCACCGCCCATGGATAAAGGCGTTGAGAGTACGTCATAATAATAAGTTATCTCCTTAACTGGGGGACGAGAGCCAGCCTGAGAGGGTGGAAAATCTGGGGCTGGCTCTTACCGTGGGCGCTAAAACGTTCCACGGTAATTTTATTATAGCAGAAATAATCTTTAATTATAACATATTTTTAAAAGTTTTGTAACAAGGTTTTATTGCCAATTTTCTTTTAATCCTATATACTAGTATTATCGGAATAGTTAAAAAGACTCTACTCATGAACAAGTGCGTTGGAACTACTGAAGCGGCATCTCTATTAGGAATTTCTTCTCGACGATTGCGCCAACTCCTAGAGAAGGGTCGGGTGCGGGGTGCCTATAAAACTGGTAAATTCTGGATTATTCCTCTGTTCAACCATTTGCCACAAATAACTAAAAGTACTCGTGGACCGAAGGGGAAATGGCGCACTAGTCGTCCTCCCGCTTTAGCGAAGATTAATGTCAACCGCAATCACATTGGCTCGAATATCAAGAAAAGCCCCAAAGAGCGCAAGCCAGTGATTTCAGTAAAACGAAGTGGCACCAATCTCTACGGCAACGAAGTGGAAATCCTTGGTCCATGTAAGATTGTCTATAATCCCGATAATCCACTCGATTGTGGCGCTCGTTTGTGGATTGAAACTTTTAGTGATATTCACTTTGTTTCTTGATGCAAAGCGCGAGTGGGGGAAACCCCCAAGACCGCGCTGAATCGCTGGTGGAAGTTTTCCGGCTAGTAGTTGAGGGGGTCAAGGGCTTCGGGACTATTTTGGGTAACGACGGGTTTTTTGAACACCTAATGTCGCTCACATGCCAAGGGTTGCAGTATTAGTTGAGGTAGACATTCGTTTACGAGTGTATTTTGAGCGTGTCATACTCATATACAGTAAATAATATAGCATGTTACCCGATAGCACTTATAGAACCTTCCTTATGGATACGGAGGTTTTTAGTTGATATTCTTTGGGTCAATAATGGTAAGATCCTGATGCATTTAACTTTCGTAAGAGAAAAACAAGGAATACCAACCTATGTTGACAGAACTTCAAACCAGAAAATGGAGCAGACTATTCCAGATTTATGACGCAGATGGAAACGGTGTCGTAGAACAAGCAGACTTTGAAACTATCTTCCAAACCTTAGCCCAAGCCCGCCAACTCGAAGCTAATTCCCCCAAATATAATCAGCTCCATGCTAAATTCATGGAGGATTGGGAACATCTCCAAAAGGATGCTGATACAGATAACGATGGTAAAGTAAACCTAAAGGATTGGTTAGCACACGGTTATCGACGGATCAATGATGATTCAATGTACCAAACAGTAGTAGATATGGGCAACCAAGTTTTCGAGTTATTAGACCTAAATGGAGACGGCGTTATTACTGCTGATGAATACAAAATAATTCTTGGAAGTTGGCGAGTTTCTGAGGAATTAGCAGAACAGATATTTCCTAAGTTAGATTTCAATGGTGACGGTCATATATCTAAAGAAGAGTTGGTAGAATTAGTTAAGCAATTCCATATGAGCGATGATCCAGATGCACCAGGAAATAGTTTCTTCGGTCCCTACTAAATTCTGTCTTCTACTATAAGATAGTGAATAAACCCTAATCATGATAATAGCAAGATGATTAGGGTTTTAATATTTAGATAAAATAGTCGGCTTATTCTCACATCTTGCACCAGTAAAAAAACTTAATCGTAGAAGTAAAAACAATCAATAAATTCATTAATAGTTGATTATGGATTGTTATTCTGTAAGAATCCTCAGAGGATTAGAGGAAAAAACTCTAGCTCATAGACTACTCTACCAAGTTTATGTGGAAGAGCTAGGTTGGATACCACCGGAAGGTAATCCTTCAAATTTAAGAATCCAACCAAGTCCGATAGGAAATATACTAACGGATGACTATGACTCAGTTTCAATACAATTTGGGGGATTTTACGGAGAAAATCTCATAGGAATACATCGTATAATTACTCGAATTAATGGACGTTTAGATGTAGAAAAATATATTGAAATTCCAAAATTTTTAAAAAACGATTGTAATTATGAGTTTACTCGAGCAGCTGTAAAAGCCAGCTTCCGTAAATCTCCCATTTTTTCATTAATATTAGCAGCGGAAATCAAGTACTTAAGAAAACAAAAGTGTAAGTATATAATTAGTACTTCCACTTTTCCAGATCCAGGAAATTTTTTTTGTAAAATCGGTGCGACCAGAATAAATTATCCGGAATTTAAATATCATATTAGTGATCCAAAACCAGTGTCACTAATAGTTCTGTTTATTGAGGAACAAGAGCCTTTTAATCGGCTATTTACACTAGTAGATAAATTAAAACAAAAAGGGAAACTAAAATAGCTCTACTTTTTAGATATCAGAGTATACAATGTTGGCGTTAACTATATTTAGCTAACTTAAATCAATCTGAGGGAATTTAGGAAGGTATTTGGGATAGTGATATCTCCAATTCTGTACTCGATAAATTCCACCAATTTCACCCTCTGTCACTTCTAGTAGAGAAGGTTTAAGCTTGTAACTGATACGACGATACCTAAGTTTCATATCTATCTCTTAGTCCGTTAATTTTGTAGAACTCACCTTAATTTTTATAAAAACCTCCAGGACTTAAGGATATTTTTATGTTAATTCCTGATTATGTTTTTATTAACCTTATAATTCCGATAAAGCCATTAACTGTTGCTTGATAAGGGTTTTAATCCTTAGTTTAACTCATTATAAATAAATAAACAAATAAATTTAATAAGATTTTCCACTTCTTTACCTCAGAGCAGTCCCTTGCGATGCTTGGAGCCGCTAAGCGAACGCATTGACGACCATAGCTAAACTATTCCGCTTATTTCTTGGGATTAACTAAATGCGATCGCATTTCCCTGCCACACCCTAAACTCTTCTGTTTATTCCCGATTCCCGATTCCCGACTCCCTCAAGTTGCCAATTTTATTTTTATCTATTAAACTAGTATTATAGGAAGAGTTAAAAAACACTCCATGAACAAATGCGTTGGAACTACTGAAGCGGCATCTCTATTAGGAATTTCCTCTCGACGATTGCGCCAACTCCTAGAGAAGGGTCGCGTTCGCGGTGCTTATAAAACTGGGAAATTCTGGATTATCCCTCTGTTCAACCATTTGCCACAAATTACCAAAGGTACCCGTGGACCGAAGGGGAAATGGCGCACTAGTCGTCCTCCCGCTTTAGCGAAGATTAATGTCAACCGCAATCACATTGGCTCGAATATCAAGAAAAGCCCCAAAGAGCGCAAGCCAGTGATTTCAGTAAAACGCAGTGGTACCAATCTCTACGGCAACGAAGTAGAAATCCTTGGTCCAAGTAAGATTGTCTATAATCCCGATCATCCACTCGATTGTGGCGCTCGTTTGTGGATTGAAACCTTTAGTGATATTCACTTCGTTGGTGGTAGTTTTCCTGCTAGTCGTTGAATTGAAGTATGAATACGCGAGGGATCCTCTGGTTTTGGGCAAGCCCCCGT includes:
- a CDS encoding IS4 family transposase; amino-acid sequence: MDQPGNKSEIFQDIRHAKRLRKTLVVLSEHPGETVPKASGNASNSQSIYRFWSNEKVTRTQILASHKEGVVRRCVEAGVVLAIQDTTDLEYTTHEATKGLGYINQTLQQGIKVHSCIAVSAKGKPLGLLHQQSWTRKHRSGLKKERKKKAIQEKESYRWLETVKGAEEGLAEKAKLIHVADREADIFELFAQKRSANSELLILREYNRRVKEEMGYLLPMIEQRPILGTMTINLERNPKRPARQASLQIRGIRVTLEVPQHHPKPHNLHPVEINVLLVEETEKPADGSQPIRWLLLTTLPIDDFQKAWQCVQWYSYRWLIERFHFTLKSG
- a CDS encoding DNA-binding protein translates to MNKCVGTTEAASLLGISSRRLRQLLEKGRVRGAYKTGKFWIIPLFNHLPQITKSTRGPKGKWRTSRPPALAKINVNRNHIGSNIKKSPKERKPVISVKRSGTNLYGNEVEILGPCKIVYNPDNPLDCGARLWIETFSDIHFVS
- a CDS encoding EF-hand domain-containing protein, whose translation is MLTELQTRKWSRLFQIYDADGNGVVEQADFETIFQTLAQARQLEANSPKYNQLHAKFMEDWEHLQKDADTDNDGKVNLKDWLAHGYRRINDDSMYQTVVDMGNQVFELLDLNGDGVITADEYKIILGSWRVSEELAEQIFPKLDFNGDGHISKEELVELVKQFHMSDDPDAPGNSFFGPY
- a CDS encoding DUF4278 domain-containing protein, whose amino-acid sequence is MKLRYRRISYKLKPSLLEVTEGEIGGIYRVQNWRYHYPKYLPKFPQIDLS
- a CDS encoding DNA-binding protein — its product is MNKCVGTTEAASLLGISSRRLRQLLEKGRVRGAYKTGKFWIIPLFNHLPQITKGTRGPKGKWRTSRPPALAKINVNRNHIGSNIKKSPKERKPVISVKRSGTNLYGNEVEILGPSKIVYNPDHPLDCGARLWIETFSDIHFVGGSFPASR